Sequence from the Ziziphus jujuba cultivar Dongzao chromosome 9, ASM3175591v1 genome:
GAGTTTGGTAAAACAAACCACGCCTAACTATTATGACAGGTCAGATTGAGAAAGATATGAAACTCCAAAGTGGAACCTGTCCTAGTCCCTAACTTTGCTCAAAATGCAAGCTAGATTCGACTACGACAGTTGCAGGCACATTCTTTAACTTCcagcaacaaaaaaattaaagggttGAAAGTTGGAACCTCTCAATCGAAGCTCATATTTCGTATCTACTACGAAAGAAACAATTTGTATGAAAAAACTAGACGTGTTCTTCCACTTAAGgactttatattaaattaatatatattagaagaaaacaaatacaCTTTAATTGGTAAATCATGGGACCAAGGCTGCCCAATAGACTACCATCGTATTTATCTAACGGCTATTGTGAAGCTGTTTTCGGGAACTTAAATTCATTACCAGGCATTAAACAaagataattgaaaaaaaaaaaaaaaaaagtacagcgTCGTTAAGCAAAATGAATTCACAGCAAAGATATTTACGCAAACCCAATAATGATgagatattcaaatttttaactaGTCCAAAATGAGAACTACAACTGACTATAACAGAAATCATAGAGCAAGTAACTTCCCTGTTAGGGTTTTGTCATCCAGTAGAAACGAAAAAGAATAACACCTATTCAATCGCCACGCCACAAAAATCTGTAATCATACGGGTCCAAGGAAAAATTGACACCAAACGTGGTCAACCATGATGGATCAACATGCTGTCTGGCTGTTTAATACGCACAGGACAGCACCCCCGTAAAGagaatgaaaaatatcatatgATGAAACCCGTCTCTAAGGCTCTAATCACAATTTGCCAAGTTCATTGCTAAACGGTGCCTGTGCCAAACATATGAACTGATCATGCGTCAAAAGCAATTCTTTCTCATCTCCTACACACTTTGAAAACATGGTCTATCTGAAAAAGCCATAGCAAGTTAGCAAAATATTCTTATTGAAACACTCATACAATATGTATATCCTCTCCTTTCCCGTCCTCCTTATAGAAGGATtttgcaaaattatatttttcataaatattaaaataatgaaatgatATGGTCAAATATACATAGAAGGGAACAAAAACTATACCATCTTAGGCATAAAAAGTTCATCGGTATAGCAACTTAAATGAAAACCTAAATTAAGCATAAGTTTGGATAAATGTAATTTATCGAGTCATCCATCCACTCTGAAAGATGTACCCAAAAGTACTTACCAATTTTGACTTTATAAAAGTTCATAACACACCAAGTAAAGCACCCAACACATCCTATAATGAGcacattttgaaaacaaaaccaACCCACTGCCTGTTCACTTGATTAATCGCATATGTCAATTAATTAACCAGATTAGCACATATAACAAAACTTTCATCTcttgttgagagagagagagagagagagagagagagagagagagattatagTTACCTATTGCATCTTCTTTTCCTTATTTGATGCCAATGGGATCTTCCTTAGAATACTTTCATCTATTTTCCGGTACTGTGTCTGTAATATCCTATGTGCTATACTAAGCTTGTCATCGATACGATCCTGGTACTTATCATACAACACTGGAACTGAAAGACCAAGAAGAAACCCTGCaggatcaataaaaaaatatatataagtcaacATATTAAGTCTTGCAAGATTGAGGATATAAAAGATTTATTGGCAGTAAGAAGCAAACCAATATAGACAAGGGTGAGGAAATTGAAGAGACTTCCGATATAAGATGCCACCCACAAGCCAAAAGCAACCTGCAGAATCCCAAATagctaattaaaaaaacaaaaacaaaaaaaacaaaaccagaaAGATAAAAGGACTTGTGTATTTAATGAACAAAAATTATTTCTGCCAGAAGAGCAATCTAAATGCGAGCGGAACCTGAAGAAAGAGTTTTAAATTCTTGCCGACAGCAATGTCTCGTGCAACAAACAATGCTCGATTAATCAAAACTCGCAGTCCATCAGCAACCCTCACAACAGAGTCCTCAGAGATTTCCAGATTAGGAAGGGGAGGCAAAGGTCTGAAACGCAACATATATCCCTCGTCATTAACCTCCAAAATACTCTACAAGCTCATTTTGAACCACCATTTTACTGAAAAGTTAGAACTTTTTCTTCTATCAAACAATCTACATATTTTCACAGTTATATTACTAATACTGGCATAAAACATTAATAACTTCATGGCTGTTCCAGTAAAATGTATATATCTTTACACCAGAAAAAAAAGGTATGGGAGAGCTGCAAATCATCTCAAAACTacgttttcttttattaaaagatCATTACAGATAAAGAAACCTCATTGCTTCACTTATTCATTTCTGCAACATCCCCATTCCCCACACAAAAAAGGTTACAGCCGCATTGCAGTTATTGAGGGCTGCATCATTCTTGACATTCATTCATACATTCTAGTTACCATGAGCTTACTAAATAAATTCCCCAATCTGCATTACTTTTTTCGCATTCAATTGGGTTCAGCCACTCAGTTAGCTATCTCTAAGAGGAGAAACCTGTAGACCCTAATAATAACATCTGCCACCAGACGGCTATCACTTtgactttaaaaatatttcagagGAAAAATCTTTTCGTGTATAACAACAAAGGCAACGAAAACAGCTAGATGGATCTCAAAGTGAAAAACGGACAAATAAATACCTATTAAGAAGGGATGCGGATT
This genomic interval carries:
- the LOC107408223 gene encoding reticulon-like protein B11; the protein is MGESTGSCRISVHEALGGGAVADLLLWKKWYGGVVVLISATTFWFLFERAGYNLLSFVANVLLLLVIILFFWAKSASLLNRPLPPLPNLEISEDSVVRVADGLRVLINRALFVARDIAVGKNLKLFLQVAFGLWVASYIGSLFNFLTLVYIGFLLGLSVPVLYDKYQDRIDDKLSIAHRILQTQYRKIDESILRKIPLASNKEKKMQ